The genomic DNA AAATGCCAAAAAACCGGGAGCTCTAGTCGAGATTGGATTTTTATCGAACGAAGCGGAAAAGCAACTTTTACAAGATGAGGAATATCAAAGAAAAGTAGCAGCTTCAATATATGAAGGAATTATTCGCTATTTTACAAACGAGAAAGAACTGACAGAGTAGAAAATAGAGTTCCTTTCTTCTAGCCTGATGACAAATGCTCGATTCCGTCGTTGCTTGCACTTCGTTGTAAGCTCACTTGCTCTACTCGCTTCTACTCTTGTGCGATGCGCGGTCTTTCGGGCTTTTGCTTCAAATATTGACTTTGTCTAAGAAGGTGGATATGACCTTCTTTCAAACCGTTGAAAAACTTAATTTTTGTTATACGTTTATGAACGACAAGTTTTATTTTCTTCTGCTTCGTGCAGAGAGCGTTTTCTAACTGTTTCACAGAACAATTATGGTATACTGTAACTTGAAGGTGAATGATAAAGGTAGGTGTTTACACATGTTAACTGAAGAAAAAGTACGTGAACTTTTAAATGAGTTAAAAGATCCATTTCTACATAAAACATTAGCGGAAACAAACGCAATTAAAGAAATAAAGGTTAAAACAGAAAAAAAACATGTTAGTGTAAAGGTAGCGATTGCTAAGACAGGACCGGCCGAACAATTACAGCTTCAAACAGAAATTGTCAATGTATTAAAAGGAGCTGGGGCAGATTCCGTCGGATTACGTTTTAGTGAGCTTTCTGAAGAAGAATTAATGAAGTATCGTTCATTGATAGACGAAGATCAAGATAAAGGATTGCTTTCCCCAAATAACAAAACCACTTTTATTGCTATTGCAAGTGGAAAAGGTGGAGTTGGTAAATCAACTGTTTCAGTAAACCTCGCTGTATCTCTTGCACGCTTAGGGAAAAAAGTTGGACTAATTGATGCAGATATTTATGGATTTAGTGTTCCTGATATGATGGGAATTACGAAGCGGCCTGTTGTTCGAGGAGAAAAAATAATTCCGGTTGATCGTTTTGGAGTGAAAGTTATTTCAATGGGCTTTTTTGTTGAAGACAATGCTCCGATTATTTGGCGCGGTCCAATGCTTGGTAAAATGTTAAACTCTTTCTTCCATGAGGTCGAATGGGGCGACTTAGATTATTTACTGCTTGACTTACCTCCAGGTACAGGTGATGTTGCATTAGATGTTCATTCAATGCTGCCATCTTGCCTAGAGATTATTGTAACAACACCTCATCCAACGGCAGCTTTTGTTGCAGCCCGTGCTGGAGCCATGGCTTTAAAAACTGAACATAAAATATTAGGTGTTATTGAAAATATGTCATTTTTTGAAAGTAATGTTACAGGTGAAAAGGAATATGTCTTTGGAAAAGGCGGGGGAGAAAAACTTGCTGAAGAGCTTCAAACTGAGCTTTTAGGGCAATTGCCACTTGCACAGCCCGATTGGAATGAAGAAGATTTTGCTCCATCTATCTACCAAGAAGACCATAAGCTTGGAAAAGTATATGGGGATATCGCTAAAAAAGTTGTTTCAGCTGTTGAAAAATAAATCAGACTGCCGAATTGGCAAAAGCGAGAACGTTCATAATATCCTATACCAACTAAGAAAGCCTCTCCAAATAAACTGTCCCCTGTCAAGTTAACAGGGGATCATTCATAATTGGGGAGGTTTTTAGCTTTCGTTATTTATTGTTCTCCGCCCTCTTCAGCTTGTCCTTCTTTTTCACTGTTAGCTCCCTCATCTGCTTTTTTAGTATCTTGGACATTTTCAGCTGCTTTCAGAAGGATTTCTTGAATTTTAGCTTTAAATAATGGGCTGTCAAAAGTCTCTGTCATAATATTTTGTAAGTGTTTCCGATATTCATTGCTCTTTAAAACATCGGTAAAATTCTTCTCAATTTCAGGATCTTTTAAAATTTCAACCATCATTGCACGATATTCTGGATCCTTCATTAAATCCTTTAGCATTTTTTCGTTTTCTTTTTTCATACTTTTAGCAAAGCTCTCTGCAAATTTAGGATCTTCAAAGGACTTTTTCCAAAAATCGTTTCCTTTTTCAGAAGTAAGTGTTTTTTCTATTGTCTCTGAAACGACAGCTTGATCCATGACGAGTTCTCGCTTCAACTTTTCATCGCTCATTACTTCTTTAAACGCTTTTTTGCCTTCATCTGTTTTTAAAATATCAACAACCTTTTTTTTCGTCTGATCATAATCAATTTGTGCCGAATTTGAATTATTTGACGAACATCCTGAGACAAATATAATAATGAATAGAGGGAGGAGCACTTTCCATTTTAACTGCATTTTTAAAAGCTCCTTTCGAAAAATCTCCTTAAGATTATCATGATAAAATAATGAATTTATTATGCGTTCAAAGCTTAATACCTAGATTTTTCATCCTAGGGTTGGTACAATCATAAGAGTGAATTTATTACATAGTTGGGGGACAAAAGAGTGACTAGCCGTAATTGGGTCAAATTGTTTATTTCCACGTTAATAGTCGGTGGTTTAACTACGGGAATTGTCGGATTTACCGTCCGGTGGGGCGAATTTGAACATTTATTTACCGACCTAGATATACTGGGGATACTATCTACGTTAATCTGGTTAATTGGTGTTGGATTTATTTTTAGTATTATTAGTCAAATGGGCTTTTTTGCATATTTAACAGTTCATCGATTTGGTATTGGGATATTTAGAACAGTGTCTTTATGGAATTCGATCCAGCTATTTCTGATCGCATTTGTACTATTTGATTTAGTTTATTTTCGCTTTCAAGCCTTTGCAGATAAAGGAGAAAGCTTAAGTCAATATATTTGGAAAGCTATTTTTATTTTAGCGGTTGGGCTGATTGTCGCTTTTATAAAAGCAAAGCAAACAAATAAAGCTGCATTTATCCCAGCATTATTTTTTATGGTTGTTGTCACAATACTTGAGTGGGTGCCCGTACTTCGAGTCAATGAAGAAAGCTGGTTATATTTAATGCTCTTCCCATTAATGGCATGTAATGCTTATCAATTACTTATACTTCATAAATTAAATGAAAAATCAATGCAGGAAAGACGATTGAAATCATCTAAAAAGCCGTCCTAACATGAAAGGGACGGCTTTTTAGACTGTTCCAAACTTTCGTATTCATCGTTGCTTGCCCTCTTCGTTTCTCTCATGCTGCGCGTCTCGACAAATAGTCTAATGTTAACTTCGTCTACAATCAGACGTCTTTATTAATTATTCAAAATAATAGGCGGCTTCACTTGATCTCTTTAGACTTTGTTTCAGCATTAGCAATCATTTCTGATACGGTTACAAGCTTCAATCCTTTATTGTTTAACGTTTTTAAAATAGATGGCAGAGCTGAAACGGTTTGTTTAGCAGAATCTGAGGCATGAAGTAAAATAATATCACCTTTTTCTGCTTTACTAATATTTTTAACAATTTGCTTAATCCCAGGATTTGTCCAATCTTTAGAATCAATACTCCAGTGAACTAATGTAAATCTTAACTCATCCGTTACTTTTAATGTTTTTTTATCAAAATGGCCTGTCGGAGCTCTGACAAGCTTAATTTCTTTAATATTTAATTTTTTGAACACATCGACTGCTTTATATAAATCTTTCCTAATTTCAGCTTCTTCAAGTTCTGGATAATCTTTATAAGCATAGCCGAGCATTCCGATTTCATACCCTTCTTTTACAATACGATTAACGATTTCAGGATGACGCTCTGCCCAAGATCCGGAAAGAAAGAACGTAGCTGATTTTATCTTTTCCTTTTTTAAAACATCTAGAATCGGTTCCGCCTTTTCATCGCCCCAACCGATATTAAAAGTCAAAGCAATATTCTTTTCTCCTTTATAAACAGCTTTTGGCCCATCCTTTGTGGAAAATACAGGTACATAAATATTGTTTCCAATATAAAAAAACCATGCTGCAAAAAAAGCAATAATGATGATCAAAAGAAACTGTTTTACTGTTTTTCCGTTTATAGTATAAAAAAAATTCAAACATCATCACCCCGCAATAACCTACCTTTGTTCTCATCCTATGCTTGTTCAAAAAGGATATGATAAAAATTTCACTAATAAAAAAACAATCTATGGAAATAACTACAAATTAAGTTGTTGTTTAAGGAGTGAAAAATGGATGCTTGGATTATTAATTAATGAGAAAGAAATAAAAGAACTTCACTATTTAATGAAAAGAGAAATGGACGAAATTTTGTTTGATTTAAAGGATGAACGAATTGATAACATTGTTAAAAGGGCAATGGAAGAGCGATATAAAATATTATTTTCATTATTTAAACGGATTGCACCACCTCGAGAATGCTTCGAATATACGAGATCTATATTAAATAAACAGGAAAAAGGATAATAATTTTAAGGAGAGTAAATATAATTGAAAAAAATTATTGACAGATAATATTAACCCTGATATATTAATAAACGTTGCTGCTAACAAATGAAATAAAAAATATGTTGACAGTCAATAATAATCATGTTATTATTAAAAAGTCGCTTCAGAGGCGACGAGGGAAAATTGCTCTTTGAAAACTAAACAAACAAACGTCAACAACAACAATTTAAACAATTTAAAGTGGAGGCAACTAACCATTTGTTAGAAGCTGACACTTGCCAACGTTAATTTTTTTATTATGAGCGAATCAACGCTCCAAATTTATTGGAGAGTTTGATCCTGGCTCAGGACGAACGCTGGCGGCGTGCCTAATACATGCAAGTCGAGCGAACTGATCAAAAGCTTGCTTTTGAACGGTTAGCGGCGGACGGGTGAGTAACACGTGGGCAACCTGCCTGTAAGACAGGGATAACTTCGGGAAACCGGGGCTAATACCTGATACTCCTTCTCTTCGCATGGAGAGGAGTTAAAAGATGGCTTCGGCTATCACTTACAGATGGGCCCGCGGCGCATTAGCTAGTTGGTGAGGTAAAGGCTCACCAAGGCGACGATGCGTAGCCGACCTGAGAGGGTGATCGGCCACACTGGGACTGAGACACGGCCCAGACTCCTACGGGAGGCAGCAGTAGGGAATCTTCCGCAATGGACGCAAGTCTGACGGAGCAACGCCGCGTGAGCGAAGAAGGTCTTCGGATCGTAAAGCTCTGTTATTAGGGAAGAACAAGTACCGTTTGAATAAGGCGGTACCTTGACGGTACCTAACGAGAAAGCCACGGCTAACTACGTGCCAGCAGCCGCGGTAATACGTAGGTGGCAAGCGTTGTCCGGAATTATTGGGCGTAAAGCGCGCGCAGGCGGTCCTTTAAGTCTGATGTGAAAGCCCACGGCTCAACCGTGGAGGGTCATTGGAAACTGGGGGACTTGAGTACAGAAGAGGAGAGTGGAATTCCACGTGTAGCGGTGAAATGCGTAGAGATGTGGAGGAACACCAGTGGCGAAGGCGGCTCTCTGGTCTGTAACTGACGCTGAGGCGCGAAAGCGTGGGTAGCGAACAGGATTAGATACCCTGGTAGTCCACGCCGTAAACGATGAGTGCTAAGTGTTAGAGGGTTTCCGCCCTTTAGTGCTGCAGCAAACGCATTAAGCACTCCGCCTGGGGAGTACGGCCGCAAGGCTGAAACTCAAAGGAATTGACGGGGGCCCGCACAAGCGGTGGAGCATGTGGTTTAATTCGAAGCAACGCGAAGAACCTTACCAGGTCTTGACATCCTCTGCCACTCCTAGAGATAGGACTTTCCCCTTCGGGGGACAGAGTGACAGGTGGTGCATGGTTGTCGTCAGCTCGTGTCGTGAGATGTTGGGTTAAGTCCCGCAACGAGCGCAACCCTTGATCTTAGTTGCCAGCCTTTAGTTGGGCACTCTAAGGTGACTGCCGGTGACAAACCGGAGGAAGGTGGGGATGACGTCAAATCATCATGCCCCTTATGACCTGGGCTACACACGTGCTACAATGGATGGTACAAAGGGCAGCGAAACCGCGAGGTCGAGCCAATCCCATAAAACCATTCTCAGTTCGGATTGCAGGCTGCAACTCGCCTGCATGAAGCCGGAATCGCTAGTAATCGCGGATCAGCATGCCGCGGTGAATACGTTCCCGGGCCTTGTACACACCGCCCGTCACACCACGAGAGTTTGTAACACCCGAAGTCGGTGAGGTAACCTTTTGGAGCCAGCCGCCGAAGGTGGGACAGATGATTGGGGTGAAGTCGTAACAAGGTAGCCGTATCGGAAGGTGCGGCTGGATCACCTCCTTTCTAAGGAATCATTAAAGGTTGATCGTTTGTTTGTTTAGTTTTGAGAGAGCAATCTCTCAAATATTGTTCTTTGAAAACTAGATAATAAATGAAGAAGGCAAAAGAAAGAAACCGAGTATCACCAAAGATATCTCTTAAAAAAAGGAAAAGAGAAGCAAGTAGTTCTAGGAAGCAAATGAACGACAACCGGAGCGTACTAAAAGTACGTGAGGATTGGAGTGAGCGTAGCTGGCAACGAAATACGTAGCTTATCTTTTACCGAAAAAAGACAATTTAGAAGCGAGTTATTCAAGGAAACAAGTGATCGAACACCGGAGCGTACAAAACGTACGTGAGGATGTGAGAGAGCGCAGTTGACGCGGAAAAACGAAGCTTATCAATTGTCGTAAGGTTAAGTTAGAAAGGGCGCACGGTGAATGCCTTGGCACTAGGAGCCGATGAAGGACGGTACTAACACCGATATGCTTCGGGGAGCTGTAAGTAAGCTTTGATCCGGAGATTTCCGAATGGGGAAAAACCCCCTATCCGTCATGGGATAGGATCATAACCTGAATCCATAGGGTTATGAAGGCAGACCCGGGGAACTGAAACATCTTAGTACCCGGAGGAAGAGAAAGCAAAAGCGATTCCCTAAGTAGCGGCGAGCGAAACGGGAACAGCCCAAACCAAGAGGCTTGCCTCTTGGGGTTGTAGGACACTCAACATGGAGTTACAAAGGAACGAGGTAGATGAAGCGGTCTGGAAAGGCTCGTCAGAGAAGGTAACAACCCTGTAGTTGAAACTTCGTTCCCTCCTGAGTGGATCCTGAGTACGGCGGGACACGTGAAATCCCGTCGGAATCTGGGAGGACCATCTCCCAAGGCTAAATACTCCCTAGTGACCGATAGTGAACCAGTACCGTGAGGGAAAGGTGAAAAGCACCCCGGGAGGGGAGTGAAAGAGAACCTGAAACCGTGTGCTTACAAGTAGTCAGAGCCCATTCATGGGTGATGGCGTGCCTTTTGTAGAATGAACCGGCGAGTTACGATTTCATGCAAGGTTAAGTTTAAAGACGGAGCCGCAGCGAAAGCGAGTCTGAATAGGGCGAAAGAGTATGAGGTCGTAGACCCGAAACCAGGTGATCTACCCATGTCCAGGGTGAAGTCCAGGTAACACTGGATGGAGGCCCGAACCCACGTACGTTGAAAAGTGCGGGGATGAGGTGTGGGTAGGGGTGAAATGCCAATCGAACTTGGAGATAGCTGGTTCTC from Bacillus aquiflavi includes the following:
- a CDS encoding Mrp/NBP35 family ATP-binding protein encodes the protein MLTEEKVRELLNELKDPFLHKTLAETNAIKEIKVKTEKKHVSVKVAIAKTGPAEQLQLQTEIVNVLKGAGADSVGLRFSELSEEELMKYRSLIDEDQDKGLLSPNNKTTFIAIASGKGGVGKSTVSVNLAVSLARLGKKVGLIDADIYGFSVPDMMGITKRPVVRGEKIIPVDRFGVKVISMGFFVEDNAPIIWRGPMLGKMLNSFFHEVEWGDLDYLLLDLPPGTGDVALDVHSMLPSCLEIIVTTPHPTAAFVAARAGAMALKTEHKILGVIENMSFFESNVTGEKEYVFGKGGGEKLAEELQTELLGQLPLAQPDWNEEDFAPSIYQEDHKLGKVYGDIAKKVVSAVEK
- the gerD gene encoding spore germination lipoprotein GerD, with amino-acid sequence MQLKWKVLLPLFIIIFVSGCSSNNSNSAQIDYDQTKKKVVDILKTDEGKKAFKEVMSDEKLKRELVMDQAVVSETIEKTLTSEKGNDFWKKSFEDPKFAESFAKSMKKENEKMLKDLMKDPEYRAMMVEILKDPEIEKNFTDVLKSNEYRKHLQNIMTETFDSPLFKAKIQEILLKAAENVQDTKKADEGANSEKEGQAEEGGEQ
- the pdaB gene encoding polysaccharide deacetylase family sporulation protein PdaB — protein: MNFFYTINGKTVKQFLLIIIIAFFAAWFFYIGNNIYVPVFSTKDGPKAVYKGEKNIALTFNIGWGDEKAEPILDVLKKEKIKSATFFLSGSWAERHPEIVNRIVKEGYEIGMLGYAYKDYPELEEAEIRKDLYKAVDVFKKLNIKEIKLVRAPTGHFDKKTLKVTDELRFTLVHWSIDSKDWTNPGIKQIVKNISKAEKGDIILLHASDSAKQTVSALPSILKTLNNKGLKLVTVSEMIANAETKSKEIK
- a CDS encoding KinB-signaling pathway activation protein; translated protein: MTSRNWVKLFISTLIVGGLTTGIVGFTVRWGEFEHLFTDLDILGILSTLIWLIGVGFIFSIISQMGFFAYLTVHRFGIGIFRTVSLWNSIQLFLIAFVLFDLVYFRFQAFADKGESLSQYIWKAIFILAVGLIVAFIKAKQTNKAAFIPALFFMVVVTILEWVPVLRVNEESWLYLMLFPLMACNAYQLLILHKLNEKSMQERRLKSSKKPS